A window from Flavobacterium sp. 83 encodes these proteins:
- a CDS encoding FkbM family methyltransferase: protein MMDIVRVRLKQGYRYFFVNLLMTLGVNKIQILKMTFPIFLRPKSSDLLVFHQIFTFKEYDMNLGFSPKFIIDAGANIGLAAVFFSNKFPEAKIMAIEPEKSNFEMLQKNTKEYKNVSLKKMALSNQFNFSFNVVDKGFGNWGFITEIQDSKRKINVIDTVKTITIDEIMIEYNLEYLDLLKIDIEGGEKQLFESNYENWLPKTKCIIIELHDGITNGSSKSFFKAISNYDFSYFNRGENLMFINNRI, encoded by the coding sequence ATGATGGATATAGTAAGAGTTCGTTTGAAGCAAGGGTATAGATATTTTTTTGTAAATCTATTAATGACATTAGGAGTTAATAAAATTCAAATACTAAAGATGACTTTTCCAATTTTTTTAAGACCGAAATCAAGTGATTTATTAGTTTTTCATCAAATATTTACTTTTAAAGAGTATGATATGAATTTAGGATTTTCACCAAAATTTATTATAGATGCAGGTGCAAATATCGGGTTAGCGGCAGTCTTTTTTTCTAATAAATTTCCAGAAGCGAAAATCATGGCCATTGAACCTGAAAAATCTAATTTTGAAATGCTTCAAAAAAATACAAAAGAGTATAAAAATGTTTCGTTAAAAAAGATGGCTCTGTCTAATCAATTCAATTTTAGTTTTAATGTAGTTGATAAAGGTTTTGGAAATTGGGGATTTATTACTGAAATTCAGGATTCAAAAAGAAAAATTAATGTTATAGATACGGTTAAAACTATTACAATAGATGAAATAATGATAGAATATAATTTAGAATATCTTGATTTGCTGAAAATTGATATTGAAGGAGGTGAAAAACAACTTTTTGAAAGTAATTATGAAAATTGGTTACCCAAAACAAAATGCATTATTATAGAACTCCATGATGGTATTACAAATGGAAGTTCAAAGAGTTTTTTTAAAGCGATAAGTAATTATGATTTTTCATATTTTAACAGAGGGGAAAATCTAATGTTTATAAATAATCGTATTTAA
- a CDS encoding glycosyltransferase family 2 protein, producing the protein MKFSLIICTYLRAEPLLQLLKSVKEQTKYPDEILIIDGSTNQDTELIIGNNSFDNLNYYSVSPQHRGLTKQRNFGIERVAADSEVVCFLDDDIVLTATYFEKLLKTYQIFPEALGVGGYIINENKFQFVGYDYKPSIKEFYFDGWKQNDGSRFVLRKKLGLDSDCPPGYSSLYSHGRSVGFLPPNDKIYEVEMLMGGVSSFRKKVFDTLHFSTYFEGYGLYEDADFTLRVAKIGKLYLNTGAKLQHYHDASGRPNQYRYGKMVVRNGWYVWRTKNPDPALKHQLKWHAITLLLTAIRYSNVLTANAKKEALTEALGRTLGWWSLWINKPKIQ; encoded by the coding sequence ATGAAATTTTCATTAATTATCTGTACGTACCTGCGTGCTGAGCCTCTATTACAACTATTAAAGTCTGTGAAAGAGCAAACAAAATATCCAGATGAAATATTAATTATCGATGGCTCCACTAATCAGGATACGGAGTTAATTATAGGTAATAATTCATTTGATAATTTAAATTATTACTCCGTTTCACCACAACATCGAGGTTTGACTAAACAACGAAATTTTGGAATTGAAAGAGTTGCAGCTGATTCAGAAGTTGTATGCTTTTTAGACGATGATATTGTTTTGACAGCTACTTATTTTGAAAAACTATTAAAAACGTATCAAATCTTTCCAGAGGCTTTGGGTGTAGGCGGTTACATTATCAATGAGAATAAATTTCAATTTGTAGGGTATGATTATAAACCATCTATTAAAGAATTTTATTTTGACGGATGGAAGCAAAATGACGGTAGTCGTTTTGTACTGCGTAAAAAATTGGGATTGGACAGCGATTGTCCCCCAGGTTATTCTTCTTTGTATTCACATGGTCGCAGTGTGGGGTTTTTACCTCCAAACGACAAAATTTATGAAGTTGAAATGTTGATGGGCGGAGTATCTTCGTTTAGAAAAAAGGTTTTTGACACGTTGCATTTTTCAACTTATTTTGAAGGGTATGGCCTGTATGAAGATGCTGATTTTACATTGCGAGTTGCTAAAATTGGTAAGCTATACCTGAATACAGGGGCAAAACTACAGCATTATCACGATGCTTCCGGAAGGCCGAATCAATACCGATATGGAAAAATGGTGGTGCGAAACGGATGGTATGTATGGCGTACTAAAAACCCTGACCCAGCATTGAAACATCAGTTAAAATGGCATGCTATTACTTTGCTTTTGACGGCAATACGATACAGTAACGTGCTTACTGCAAATGCTAAAAAAGAAGCCCTAACCGAAGCTTTAGGAAGAACTTTGGGTTGGTGGAGTTTATGGATTAATAAACCGAAAATTCAATAG
- a CDS encoding glycosyltransferase family 2 protein, with amino-acid sequence MIVVYHQNNRVTKVISNQNESVAFAMHSSIPEVLMILAHQFPLEPIVWCHQLLENSLNMDKIATLFHHNKMMLSFRPKSNNFFDNSIGYAEESLFINVNKKVSYPTWQMSSYVGVIHASVLNAIGDKIVCEPDLDYYLSSLAKLCMPLGLLCYSEPQLLKSVEIIDSLVKASNFTLFRFVKQHYKTRWVFLLALNLLLYERKILFYPFISALFLKRRFNNKINIDDIVVQSSRVIIDKGTIDVIIPTIGRKEYLYDVLKDFSKQSLLPQKIVIVEQNPEPFSKSELDYVATENWPFEIQHIFTHQAGACNARNLALSQTRSEWVFLADDDNRFEADLLKEVFQKIKKYGCKVVTTYYPQKGERKSHHKVMQWPTFGAGNSFLKSTILQHVKFNMAFEFGYGEDSDFGMQLRNQGNDILFLPEPSILHLKAPVGGFRTKPILKWHNEKIQPKPSPTVMLYLITHNTKQQILGYKTVLFFKYYKHQKIRNPFQYFAVFNKQWKQSIFWANQLKIDS; translated from the coding sequence GTGATTGTTGTTTACCATCAAAATAATCGTGTAACAAAAGTTATATCGAATCAAAATGAATCGGTTGCTTTTGCGATGCATTCGAGTATTCCAGAAGTACTTATGATATTGGCCCATCAATTTCCTCTGGAGCCTATCGTTTGGTGCCATCAATTGCTGGAAAACAGTTTGAATATGGATAAGATTGCAACGCTTTTTCATCATAATAAAATGATGCTTTCGTTTCGACCCAAATCAAATAATTTTTTTGATAATTCCATCGGATATGCAGAGGAATCTTTATTTATTAACGTTAATAAAAAGGTCTCGTATCCTACGTGGCAAATGAGTAGTTATGTTGGAGTGATTCACGCTTCTGTTTTAAATGCAATAGGTGATAAAATAGTTTGTGAACCCGATTTAGATTATTATTTGAGTTCACTGGCTAAATTATGTATGCCGTTGGGATTGTTGTGCTATTCCGAACCACAGCTTTTGAAGTCGGTAGAAATAATTGATTCACTTGTTAAAGCATCCAACTTTACACTTTTTCGTTTTGTGAAGCAACATTATAAAACGAGATGGGTATTTTTGTTAGCGTTGAATTTGCTTTTATATGAACGTAAAATTTTGTTTTATCCTTTTATTTCCGCACTTTTTTTAAAAAGAAGATTTAATAATAAAATAAATATAGATGATATTGTCGTTCAATCATCAAGAGTAATTATAGATAAAGGAACTATTGATGTCATAATCCCAACAATTGGGAGGAAAGAATATTTATATGACGTGTTAAAAGATTTTTCAAAGCAAAGTCTTTTACCTCAGAAGATTGTTATTGTGGAACAGAATCCAGAACCATTCAGTAAAAGTGAATTGGATTATGTAGCAACTGAAAATTGGCCTTTTGAAATACAACATATTTTCACGCATCAAGCAGGAGCTTGCAATGCCAGAAATTTGGCTTTGAGTCAAACTAGAAGTGAATGGGTTTTTTTAGCAGATGATGATAATCGATTTGAAGCTGATTTACTAAAAGAGGTTTTTCAAAAAATAAAAAAATATGGTTGCAAGGTAGTTACAACATATTATCCTCAAAAAGGAGAGAGAAAATCACACCACAAAGTAATGCAGTGGCCTACTTTTGGTGCTGGGAATAGTTTTTTAAAAAGCACTATTTTACAGCATGTAAAGTTCAATATGGCATTTGAATTTGGTTATGGGGAAGATAGCGATTTTGGGATGCAATTGAGAAATCAAGGAAATGATATTTTATTTTTGCCAGAACCTTCAATATTGCATTTAAAGGCGCCAGTTGGAGGATTTAGAACAAAACCAATATTGAAGTGGCATAATGAAAAGATTCAACCAAAACCTTCGCCTACAGTGATGCTGTATTTGATTACTCATAACACAAAACAACAAATCTTAGGGTATAAAACCGTTTTGTTTTTTAAGTATTATAAGCATCAAAAGATTAGGAATCCTTTTCAATATTTCGCAGTTTTTAATAAGCAATGGAAACAAAGTATTTTTTGGGCTAATCAATTAAAAATAGATTCATGA
- a CDS encoding glycosyltransferase family 4 protein yields MHIAFLTPEYPHERVAHAAGIGTSIKNLVVALAKKNVKVSVFVYGQQDDAVLVEDGMTIYLIKNRKYKFMGWYYHRKYLENYLNKYILSEQIDAVEAPDWTGITAFMRLKVPLVIRFHGSDTYFCHIEKRHQKLKNYWFEKLAVRNAEAFIAPTTYAGNVSKELFGIKNKRVQTIHYGLELNRFENPNPALFEKGLLLYIGTVIRKKGVFELPAIFKKVRTQFPEAKLILIGGDSSDVQTGSHSTWQLLQKEFGTNDLEKVTYLGKIPYQDVQNYMKQAHVCIFPSFAETLGMVTIESMALQKPVVNTNIGWAQELIVDGESGFLVHPQDHTLYADRILELLADANLCLTMGDNARKRVEAVFDIEKIAQQNILFYQSITSQS; encoded by the coding sequence ATGCACATTGCCTTTCTTACACCAGAATATCCCCACGAACGAGTAGCCCATGCTGCAGGGATTGGAACCAGTATCAAGAATTTAGTGGTTGCTTTGGCCAAAAAAAATGTCAAAGTTTCGGTGTTTGTGTATGGCCAGCAAGACGATGCGGTACTTGTCGAGGATGGAATGACCATTTATTTGATCAAAAACAGAAAATACAAATTCATGGGTTGGTATTACCACCGAAAGTACCTTGAAAACTACTTAAATAAATACATCCTTTCTGAGCAAATTGATGCTGTCGAAGCACCTGACTGGACTGGTATTACTGCTTTTATGCGTTTGAAGGTACCATTGGTGATTCGGTTTCATGGCAGTGATACTTATTTTTGCCATATTGAAAAGCGTCATCAGAAATTAAAAAATTATTGGTTCGAAAAGCTCGCTGTTCGCAATGCCGAAGCTTTTATTGCGCCTACTACTTATGCGGGAAATGTCTCCAAGGAATTATTCGGGATAAAAAATAAACGGGTACAAACTATTCATTACGGACTTGAATTGAACCGTTTTGAAAATCCAAATCCAGCACTTTTTGAAAAGGGGTTGCTGTTGTATATAGGCACGGTAATACGCAAGAAAGGCGTGTTTGAACTGCCTGCAATTTTTAAAAAAGTCAGAACTCAATTCCCTGAAGCAAAGCTGATTTTAATTGGTGGAGATTCTTCGGATGTACAAACAGGCAGTCATTCGACATGGCAACTGCTTCAAAAAGAATTTGGTACAAATGATTTAGAAAAAGTAACTTACCTTGGGAAAATACCGTATCAGGACGTTCAAAACTACATGAAACAAGCACACGTTTGTATCTTTCCTAGCTTTGCCGAAACTTTAGGAATGGTGACTATAGAATCAATGGCGCTACAAAAGCCAGTGGTTAATACCAATATAGGTTGGGCACAGGAATTAATTGTAGATGGTGAAAGTGGTTTTCTAGTTCATCCGCAAGATCATACTCTTTACGCAGATAGAATACTGGAGTTGTTAGCGGATGCCAACCTTTGTCTGACAATGGGAGATAATGCCAGAAAACGTGTGGAAGCTGTTTTTGATATAGAAAAAATTGCACAACAGAACATCCTTTTTTATCAATCCATAACTAGCCAATCGTGA
- a CDS encoding acyltransferase, translated as MSNNKLEKLNYIDALRGLAIIMVVVMHSAMQGVVKMPHALSVFLGLGSRGVQFFFIASAFTLFRSYQNRNGMEQSPLKNFYIRRFFRIAPIYYLGILYYVIRIFFNLPYWLGNQPYISKSNIMSNVLFVHGFNPYWINSLVPGGWSIAEEMLFYALFPFLFRKIKSIHSAFIFLNITLLFKLVFQEYFTYFPFISEPYLWREFLFYYFPCQLPIFALGIILFFLIEDSSAIKLVSPKVLFLSMILLLLQVGSTLDFLYFNHIVFGVFFVIFGIVLSKGKLSFICNPILRYIGKISFSMYIIHFIVISWLAKFHLIDFCQHYFLNFSLRFLLILSVSVSISTLTYYLIEIPFQNLGKKIISKRELN; from the coding sequence ATGAGCAATAACAAATTAGAAAAATTAAATTATATCGATGCGCTGAGGGGACTGGCAATTATAATGGTTGTTGTAATGCATTCTGCTATGCAAGGTGTAGTAAAAATGCCTCATGCGTTATCTGTTTTTTTGGGCTTAGGTTCAAGAGGGGTTCAGTTTTTTTTTATTGCCAGTGCTTTTACTTTGTTTCGTTCTTATCAAAACAGAAACGGTATGGAACAGAGTCCCTTGAAGAACTTTTATATCCGAAGATTTTTTAGAATTGCGCCCATATATTATTTAGGGATTTTGTATTATGTTATTCGAATCTTTTTTAATCTGCCTTATTGGTTAGGGAATCAGCCTTATATATCGAAAAGTAATATAATGTCAAATGTGTTATTTGTTCATGGATTTAACCCTTATTGGATTAACAGCTTGGTACCTGGAGGTTGGTCAATTGCTGAGGAGATGCTATTTTATGCCCTTTTTCCCTTTTTGTTTAGGAAGATAAAAAGCATACATTCAGCTTTTATTTTTTTGAATATTACTTTACTGTTTAAGCTTGTATTTCAAGAATATTTTACCTATTTCCCTTTTATTTCCGAGCCGTATTTGTGGAGAGAATTTCTCTTTTATTATTTTCCTTGTCAGTTGCCTATTTTTGCATTAGGCATTATACTGTTCTTTTTAATAGAAGATAGTAGTGCTATAAAATTGGTAAGCCCTAAAGTACTTTTCCTTTCTATGATTTTATTATTATTACAGGTTGGTTCTACCCTTGATTTTTTATATTTTAATCACATTGTTTTTGGTGTGTTTTTTGTGATTTTTGGTATTGTTTTGAGTAAAGGAAAACTGAGTTTTATTTGTAATCCAATTTTAAGATATATCGGAAAAATTAGTTTTAGTATGTATATTATACATTTTATAGTTATTTCTTGGTTGGCTAAATTCCATTTAATTGATTTTTGTCAGCACTATTTCTTAAATTTTTCCTTGCGATTTTTGTTGATTTTATCTGTTTCAGTGTCTATTTCGACACTTACTTACTATTTAATCGAGATTCCATTTCAAAACTTAGGAAAAAAAATAATCTCAAAAAGGGAGCTGAATTAG